A stretch of Microcoleus sp. FACHB-68 DNA encodes these proteins:
- a CDS encoding acyltransferase, which yields MAQPVAAPSAAQFQNNSNHLDALQALRGFACLAIVVFHCAAPRNAIVYKNYDFSWLLFSHGIVAVWIFFGISGYLMGKVFYTERYTTDVAGVLSFWRNRLLRICPLYYFALLISCIFVYPVILKLENWGSLVRILTFTYNQVLPPADFNITFWAISSEVQFYLIVPFIYNLLRYRLLNKKQILLAAGAIIALAFFLRLGVWVALKEPLQTKSFYYYKYTYNPVLANLDVFLLGFLVNAWIYSQRQAGSNLLILPKLRKKLRLDRLPLKTIAIGLMSFLYLFTAHHIYFQELWRLPGRGGGIRTSTFFFVLPVLTAVLTAFFIYAFESGNSYLAYQNNEKLSFYACLKNPLRILEIFGHLSYGVYIWHTPINKNIAPIFTSEIPIEAFYSRLTATLILSTVLAAVTYYLVEIPAGRLKTYKKP from the coding sequence ATGGCGCAACCCGTAGCAGCACCCTCTGCCGCACAATTTCAAAATAACTCTAATCACTTAGATGCACTTCAAGCGCTTCGAGGTTTTGCTTGTTTAGCGATTGTGGTTTTTCATTGTGCTGCGCCTAGAAATGCCATTGTTTATAAAAACTATGATTTTAGTTGGCTGTTATTTAGTCACGGAATTGTAGCGGTTTGGATTTTTTTTGGGATTTCTGGGTACTTGATGGGGAAAGTTTTTTATACAGAGCGTTATACCACAGATGTTGCTGGAGTGTTGAGCTTTTGGCGTAACCGGCTGCTGAGAATTTGTCCGCTTTATTATTTTGCACTTTTAATTTCATGTATTTTTGTTTACCCAGTCATTCTTAAATTAGAAAATTGGGGTTCTCTGGTCAGAATTTTAACCTTTACTTATAACCAAGTTTTACCGCCGGCAGACTTTAATATTACTTTCTGGGCAATTTCCTCAGAAGTGCAGTTTTATCTGATTGTGCCTTTTATTTATAACTTACTCAGATATCGTTTACTAAATAAAAAGCAAATTCTGCTGGCTGCCGGTGCAATTATTGCTCTAGCATTCTTTTTGAGGCTGGGTGTTTGGGTTGCTTTGAAAGAACCGCTGCAAACTAAAAGTTTTTATTATTATAAATATACTTACAATCCAGTTCTAGCTAACTTAGATGTTTTTTTATTAGGGTTTCTAGTCAATGCCTGGATTTACTCTCAGAGGCAAGCCGGTTCCAATTTATTAATTTTGCCTAAGTTGAGGAAAAAACTGAGGTTAGATCGATTACCTTTAAAAACGATTGCCATTGGGTTAATGAGCTTTCTCTATTTATTTACCGCCCATCATATTTACTTTCAAGAACTTTGGAGGCTGCCAGGGAGAGGTGGTGGAATTAGAACTTCTACCTTCTTTTTTGTGTTGCCGGTTTTAACGGCTGTTCTTACCGCTTTCTTCATTTATGCCTTTGAATCTGGGAATTCTTACTTGGCATATCAAAACAATGAAAAACTTTCATTTTATGCTTGCCTGAAAAACCCCTTAAGAATTTTAGAAATTTTTGGTCATTTATCCTACGGCGTTTATATCTGGCATACGCCCATTAATAAAAATATCGCCCCTATTTTTACCTCAGAGATTCCCATAGAAGCCTTTTATTCAAGATTAACGGCAACACTGATTTTATCCACCGTACTTGCAGCCGTCACCTACTATCTCGTAGAAATTCCTGCCGGCAGACTGAAAACTTACAAAAAACCTTAA